The genomic window TGAGGGCGCGTACGGCGGTCTGGCGGAGGCGCCGCCGGACGACACGGGCGAGGCTCTGGGACTGAGGCCGTCCCGGCTGACGCTGACGATCGGCTTCGGGCCGTCGCTGTTCGACAGGTTCGGGCTGGCGGAGCAGCGGCCCGAAGCCCTCGTGGATCTCCCTCAGTTCGCGGGCGACAACCTGGACAAGGCCCGCAGCGGCGGTGACCTGTGCATCCAGGCCTGCGCGGACGATCCGCAGGTCGCGGTGCACGCCATCCGCAACCTCGCCCGCATCGGCTTCGGCAAGGTCTCCGTGCGCTGGTCCCAACTCGGCTTCGGCAAGACCTCGTCGACCACCCCGGAGGCCCAGACCCCGCGCAACCTCATGGGATTCAAGGACGGCACCCGCAACATCGCGGGCACCGAGACGGCCCGGCTGAAGAAGCACGTGTGGGTGGGCGAGAAGGACGTCGACGAGAAGTCTGCCTGGATGACCGGCGGCTCTTACCTCGTCGCCCGCCGTATCCGCATGCACATCGAGACCTGGGACCGGACCTCGCTGCAGGAGCAGGAGGACATCTTCGGCCGCGACAAGGGCGAGGGCGCCCCGGTCGGCAAGGCGAAGGAGCGCGACGAGCCGTTCCTGAAGGCGATGCTGCCGGACGCGCACGTACGGCTCGCGCACCCCGACTCCAACGACGGGGCGACGATCCTGCGCCGCGGCTACTCCTTCACCGACGGCACGGACGGCCTCGGCCGCCTGGACGCGGGCCTGTTCTTCCTCGCGTACCAGCGTGACGTGCGGACGGGGTTCGTCCCGATCCAGCGCAAGCTGGCCACGGACGCGCTCAACGAGTACATCCAGCACGTGGGTTCGGCGATCTTCGCGGTCCCGCCGGGCGTCCGGGACGCGGACGACTGGTGGGGCCGGGCGCTGTTCTCCGCATCGACGACGGAGGCCTGAGGCCGTGTTCGCGAACTATCTGATCGGTCTGCGGGAGGGTCTGGAGGCCAGCCTCGTCGTCTGCATCCTCATCGCCTACCTGGTGAAGACGGACCGCCGGGACGCGCTGAAGCCCGTCTGGATCGGCATCGGCGTCGCCGTCGCGCTGGCCCTCGGTTTCGGCTGCGTCCTCGAATTCGGCTCCCAGGAACTGACGTTCAAGGCGCAGGAGGCCCTCGGCGGCTCGCTGTCGATCGTCGCGGTGGTCCTGGTGACGTGGATGGTCTTCTGGATGCGGCGCACGGCCCGCCATCTGAAGGCCGAACTGCACGGCAAGCTCGACGCGGCCCTCCAGATGGGCACCGGCGCGCTGGTGGCGACCGCGTTCCTGGCGGTGGGCCGGGAGGGCCTGGAGACCTCGCTGTTCGTGTGGACGTCGGTGCGCGCGTCGAACGACGGCACCGAGGGCCCGCTGATCGGCGTACTGCTGGGCCTGGCCACGGCGGTCGCGCTGGGCTGGCTGTTCTACCGGGGTGCCCTGCGCATCAACCTCGCCAAGTTCTTCACCTGGACCGGCGGCATGCTGGTCGTGGTCGCGGCCGGCGTCCTCGCGTACGGCTTCCACGACCTCCAGGAGGCCGACTTCCTGCCCGGCCTGACGAACAAGGCCTTCGACATCACCGGGACGATCCCGCCGGACAGCTGGTACGGCACGCTCCTGAAGGGCGTCTTCAACTTCCAGCCCGACCCGACGGTCCTCCAAGTCACGGTCTGGCTCCTGTACCTGATCCCGACGCTCGCGCTGTTTCTCGCCCCGGTAGGGTTCGCCTCCGGGAAGGGGAAGGTGAAGATTCCTGATGAGCAGGGTGCGCGGGGTTCGGAGCCCACGAAGGCTTCGTGAGGTTCGTCCGGTTCGTACACGCGGGAGGTTCCTCGGACTTCGTTCGTACGGCCGTAGCGCGCTGCTGACCACGGCGGTGACCGCGCTGTCGTTGACGGCGAGCGGGTGCGTGGTGGTCCGCGGCGATCTGGAGATCGTCCCTGCGGCGACACAGGCGGAGGCGGCGCGGGCGCTGAAGGACTTCACCACCGCGTACAACAAGGCGGACAAGGAGTACGACCAGTCCCAGGACGCCTCCCGGGTCACCGGCGCGCTCGCCGACATCGACGGCGGCAAGCTCCGCTCGGGCGCGAAGATCAACCCGAGCGGCAACCCGAACCATGTGGCGCTGAAGCTGACCGACGTCACGTACACGATCCCGGAGAAGGCGGCCTGGCCGCGCTGGTTCGTGGCCGACGCGGCCGCCAACAAGGGCAACGCGACGGACCGTTGGCTGTTCGTCTTCACCCGGGACGGCCTCACCGATCTGTGGGAGGTGTCCTTCCTCACGATCATGGCCGCCGCCGACGTGCCGGAGTTCGAGAAGGACGAGAACGGCTACGCCCAGGCGGTCACGCCGGACGATGCCGAACTCTCCGTCACGCCCGCCGAGTTGCCCGACAAGTACGTGACGTACCTGAGGGAGGACAGCGCCCTCTTCGCGGACGGCCCGTACACCTCCGAAGAGCGCTCCGAGCGCCAGCAGAACGCGCGGAAGCCGGGCCTGGCGCGGCAGTACATCGACGAGGCCCTGACCAACGGCGACTACGCGCCGGTCGGTCTGCGCACCACGGACGGCGGGGCACTGGTCTTCTTCACCACCCGCCACTACCAGAAGCAGACCGCTGCGCAGGGCGTGGACATCCCCGTCAACGACGCGGCCGTCCGGGCGCTGATAACGGGCGAGCCCAAGGAGTCGCTGACGCTGGAGTTCGTGAACAACCAGGCGGTGCTCGATCCGGCGAAGACGGAGTCGGACCAGCAGGTGAAGTTCCTGAGCCAGGTGGGCGGGCTCACGGGGGCCAAGGGCGAGTGACCGCCGGACGGGGCTGAGGAGTCAGCCCCTCGACGGCCAGGCCGAGTCGGTGTGGCCCGGCTCCTCGCCCACGTGGCGGGAGCACGCGTCGGTGAGGGTCTCCAGCAGGGTCAGCGGGTCCGGCAGCGGGTGTTCGAGGCCGCGCACCCAGTGGACGGCGAGATCACCGGGGAGCCGGGCCGGCGGGACGAGGACGTACGACCCGCGGCAGTGCCAGCGCAGCCCCGGATGCTCGTCCATGGTCTCCGGGTGGCAGTCCAGCTCGCAGGGCCACCACTCGTCCTCCTCCTCGGGCGTGCCCCGGGTGAGAGTGAAGAAGAGGAGCCGCCCGTCGTCGGACTCGGACTCGGACTCCGCGACGGGGCCCACCTCGATCCCGGAGGCGAGCAGCCGCTCCAGGGCCTCACGGCCGGCGGCGAGCGGCACGTCCAGCACGTCGTGGACCATGCCGGTCGCGGTGATGAAGTTGGCCTGCGGCTGGTGCCGGGCCCACCGCTCGATCTGGGCGCTGTCGGTGGTGGACTGCGTCTGCCAGGCGAACGACACCGGGTGCCGGGCGGGGGTGGGACAGCCGACGCGGTCGCAGGAACACCGGTAGCCCGAGGGGTACGCGGCGGGCGCGAGCGGGAGTCCCGCGGCTGCGGCGGCGAGCAGCAGTTCCTCACGGCCGGCTTCGTCGGCCGCACTGTCGAGCGGGCGGCTCGTACGGCGGGCGCGCAGCCACTCGGAGATCCTGCCCTGCCGACCGGACCGGCCGCCGAACGTCGCGCTCATCTATCCCCTCGCCTCGCTGTGGTGCGGACAGCATGCCTCATGGTCCCACCATCCTGCGCTCCGGGGAGCCGGAGCGCCCATCCGGGGTAGGTGGGGCGATGCCGGGCGGCGGACAGGGATGGTGGTCTATTACCTTCTTTGACGGGATTTACGGTCCGCCGCCAGGCCCTTCTCGGTCGGTTTGGTCACACCTGGGCGGGGAGTTGACCCGGTCAGCGGGGCGCGAGTCCGTGGAGGGCGTACTCGACGAGGGCGTCCGTGTACGCGTACGAGATGGGGCCCGTGTACTGGAGCCAGCGCTGGGCGAGCGGTGAGACGAAGAGCTCCAGGGCGATGCGCGGGTCGATGTCGGGGCGTACGGCGCCCTGTTCCTGGGCCGAGCGCAGGCGCTTCACGTACAACTGGAGCTGGGGTTCGAGGAGTTTGGCCACGAACTCGGTGCCGAGCTGTTGGTTCACCACCCCCTCGGCGGCCAGAGCCCGCGAGGGGGCCTCGAACTTGGGGTCGAGCAGTTCGTCCACGGTGGCACGCAGGACCGCCTTGAGATCGGCCTCCAGATCACCGGTGTCCGGGATCTCGTACTCCGCCTGTTCCCCGATGACTTCGGGGCGGGCCGCGGCCTCCGCCGCCTGGGCGCTCAGGTCGATGAACGCCTCCAGCAGGACGTCCGCCTTGGACGTCCACCACCGGTAGATCGTCTGCTTCCCGACGCCGGCGCGGGCCGCGATGCCCTCGATGGTCGTCTTCTGGTAACCGACCTCGGTGACGAGGGCGAGGGCGGCGTCGTAGATGGCGCGACGTGACTTCTCGCTGCGCCGGGCGGAATCGGGGGCGGTCTTCTTGGCCATGGTCCGAATTTATCAGGTTGACAAGACGATGCGTCTCGCCTGATGGTGGTGAGCGTCAGCGAGACGAACCGTATCGTCACAGCGAGGGAGAGTGTCATGACCCGAGGTGGAGCGGGAAACATGCTGGGAGTGGGCGGCGCCCGCCGGAATCTGGGCCGCAAGGCACTGCGCGGCGGCCCCGCGAACGGCCGCGTCGGCGGCGGCCTCGACCCCCAGGCCCAGAAGCGGGAGCTGCTGCGCAAGCTCCAGGAGAAACGCCAGGAAGGGCGGCCGGAGACGGAGGGGACCACCGGCGAGACGTCGTGAACCGGAGTGGGTCCGCCCCGCCGGGGCCGCCTTGAGGGGCTTCGGCGAGGCGGAGCTGCCGTATCAGTCCAAGGTCGCCGGAGCCGGACCGGCCAGCTCCAGCACCCCCACCGTCTGGCCCCCGCTGGTCTCCCCGGTCGTACGGAAGCCGAGGCCGAGGTAGAAGGCCTCCGGGCCGTCGGGTCCGGGGTGCCAGGTGACGAAGAGCCGGCTGCCGCCCCGGCGGCGGATCTCTGCGGCCACGGCCTCGACGGCGAAACGGCCGTAGCCCCGGCCCTGTTCGTCCGCGGCGATATTGAGGCGCCAGAGCCCGGAACGGATGTCGGTGCCCGTGCCGTCGCCCTTCCAGTCGATGTCGAGGAAGGCCATGAGGAAACCGACGGCCCGGTCGCCGTCGCGGATGAGGCGGGGCCAGGCGACGCCGGGATGGACGTACGCCTCGGCGAGGGACTTCACGACCGGCTCGACCAGGTGTTCCTGGTCGGGGCGGACGCGCACGTCGGTCGCGGCGTCGAGGTTGGCGGAGGTTATCTCGTCCAGATACGGCGTGGTTGACATGACCGATGACATAGCCGGAAACCGCGCGGACACCGCAAGTGATTTTTCGGAACGGGCAAGGCAGCAAACATCAGCAAGCGTCACCTATCCGGCTGATTGACCTGCGGGTTCACGGCAGAGCTGCGACGGATGCGCTTCCCTCACAGGCAGCGCCCCCTACGGGCAGCCAAGGTCGACCTCGCCGTCAGGAGCTCTCATGCGCATGTGGAAGCCACTCGTCGTCATCGCCACCGCGTTGGCGACACCTCTGTCCGTCCTCGCCCCGACGGCCTCCGCCGAGAACGCCAACGGCGACAAATACACGCACCCGACCACCCTCACCCGGGCGAGCTGCATGATCCACGCCAACTATCCCAAGGCGGGAATCCCGGACTGGGGCTGGACCAAGCAACAGCGTTCGCCCCGCGGCAAGGCCTACAAGGTCGGCGTCCGGTACACCTACAAGAACTACGCGCTCGTGTTCGACTACGCGAAGGCCGGCGAACCGAGCTGGGGATTCATCGCCAAGTCCTGCCTGGCCGACCCACGCGCCTACAACAAGCACGGGCAGCCGCTGCCCGACCAGCGCGGCGTCGGTGGCAGCGGGAAGAGCAAGGACGTGGTGATGAGCGCCCCGCACGCCGGGAAGAGCAAGCGGACCGTGCTGCACGTCGGCAGCAATCACGTCGGAACCCTGCGCAACGCGCCCAAGTCCTTCGTCATCGGGAACGTCCGGGCGGGTGATCCCTTCCACATCACCACCGAACGCTGCGGAACCCATAACAGGAAGTCCTGGATCCTCGGCTACGCCCCCCACTCCGGACGCTGGGGCTACGTCCAGGCCCAGCACCTGCCCGCCTGCCACTGAGCTCCCGTCACCGGGCGGGGGCCCTCAAGCCTGGTCGCCGACTTCGGCCGGTGGCCAGGCGTCTCCCCACTCCGCGTCCCTCGCCGCCTTGTAGAGGAGACCGTGGCGCTTGGTGACCGTGGTCCGGCCGAGGCCGGGCTCGGACTCGCAGAGGTCGAGGAGGACCTGGCCCTTACGGATCTGCGGCTTGCGTACGACGCGGGCGGGGGCCGGGGTCGGGGGAAAGCGGGTGGCGGCGACGTAGCTGAACTTCTCGTCCTCGTACGGCAGGGAGCCGCCCTTGACCTGGCGGTGCAGGGAGGAACGGCTGACCCGGGCGGAGAAGTGGCACCAGTCCTCGCCGGGGACGATCGGGCAGGCGGCGCTGTGCGGGCAGGGGGCGGCGATGTGGAAACCGGCGTCGATGAGGCGGTCGCGGGCCTCGATGACGCGGGTGTAGCCGTCGGGGGTGCCGGGTTCGATGATCACGACGGCCTGGGCGGCGGTCGCGGCGGCGTCGACGACGGCGGTGCGGTCGGCGTCGGTCAGCTCGCCGAGGACGTAGGAGATGGTGACGAGATCAGTGCTCTCGATGGTGAGCGCCGATCCGATACGCGAGCGCCGCCACTCGGCGGTCTTCAGATCCGGGTTCGCTCCGGCGATCTCCCGCCCCAGCGCCAGCGCCGGCTCCGCCCAGTCGAGCACGGTCACCGGCCGCCCGCCCTCCCAGGTGGCGCTCACGGCCCATGTCGCCGCGCCCGTACCCCCACCCACGTCGACATGACTGCCGGGCGCCCATCCGGGCACTGCCGCCGCGAACGCGTCGAGCGCCGAGCACACCGCCTCGAACGTCGCCGGCATCCGGTACGCCGCGTACGCCACCACATCCGACCGGTCCCGCAGCACCGGCGCGTCCGTCGGCGTCCGCCCCCGGTACTTCGCGATCAGCCGGTCGACCGCCTGCGTGGCCGACTTCGGCGGGAGACCGTCGAGGAGGGCGGAGAGGGCGGCGCGGAGGGTGTCGGCGGGGGGAAGGGGGGCGTTCACGTGGTGATTGTATGGGCGGCCCGCACTGCCGGAATCAGACCTTCTCCGCCACCACGCGTGGATGGTCGACGAGGAGCATGCCCATGTCCTCCACGTCGGAGGTCAGGATGGTCACCCGGCCCGGTTGCTGCACCGCGGTCGCGCACAGCATGGCGTCGATGGCGTACTTGTGGCCGTGCAGTCCCGCGCCTCGCAGCAGGGTGACCGCGGACTGTGCGACAGCCTGCGAGACCGGCTCCACCCGGAGCCGGGACAGCGTCCACCTCAGCGCGGCGTCATTGATCCGGGGATGGACGACCTCGACCAGCACCGCGGCGGAGGTGAGCACGGGCAGGTCCGCCTCACGGGCCGCCGTCAGCCACTCGTGCACCTCGCGGTCCCGTTGTACGGCTTTCGCGAGTCCCTCGCTGTCGAGCACCAACGCGCCGCTCACGCGGCCTCATTCGCGTGGGCCGCGCCGCCCGTGAGCCGGGCCCGCTTGGCCGCCACGGCCTCCGGGTCGGCCGGTCCGTGCGCTTTGTCGAAGTCCGCGATCAGCTCGTCCAGGTTGTCACGCTCTATCTGCCGCTGCGCCGCCCGCTCCAGATAGGCGGACACACCCCGCTTGCCGACCCGTTCCCGGATCGCCTGAAGAGTGCCGGCGGTGAGCGTGACGGAGACACCGCTGGTGGGGCCTTCACCGGGAAGGAAGTCGACGCTGTCGTCAGCCATGAACCCAGTATGGCATTGAAAATGCCATAGTCGCCCGGCCCGCCCTCATGTCCCCCGCACCGCCCGAGCCACCCGAGTCCCCGCCGCCGCCCGCTCCGCGTTGATCGGGTCCCGGCGGCGTGGATGGACCGCGTTCGTGAGCAGGATCAGGAAGGTGTCCGTCGCCGGGTCCAGCACCAGTGACGTGCCCGTGAAGCCCGTATGCCCCGCCGCGCCCCTCCCCGCCAACTCCCCCATGAACCACCGCTGGTCGAGGGCGAAGCCGAGGCCGGGCGGGGTCAGCATCAGCTCCACGAAGTCGGGGCCGAGTATGCGGGCGGGGCCGTAGGAGCCGCCGGCCAGTAACGTGCGGCAGAAGATCGCCAGGTCCCGGGCCGTCGAGAAGAGGCCTGCGTGGCCGGCGACGCCGCCGAGGGACCAGGCGTTCTCGTCGTGCGCCTCGCCCCGGAGCATGCCTCGGTCGGCCTTGGCCCAGGGGCGGCGTTGGTCCTCGGTCGCGGCGGCCGTCCGGTAGGGGCCGAAGCCCGTGGACGTCATGCCGAGGGGGTGGGTGATGCCGTCGCGGATCAGTACGTCCAGGGTCCGGCCCGTCAGGCGTTCCAGGACGTGCTGGAGGAGCAGGAGGTTCAGGTCGGAGTAGGCGTGGGCCGTGCCGGGCGGGGCCGTCGGGGCCTCCGAGCGGAGCATCGCCAGACGGGCGTCCGGCGACGGGCAGTCGTAGAGCGGGAGTTCGGGGCGGAGGCCTGAGGTGTGGGTGAGGAGGTGGCGGACGGTCAGGCCGTGTCGGGCCGCGCCCGCGAAGTCGGGGAGGTACGCCGCCAGCTTCGCGTCGATGCCGAGGGTGCCGCGTTCCAGTTGCTGGACCGCCGCCACGGCGGTGAAGAGCTTGGTGAGGGAGGCCAGGTCGAAGGGGGTTTCCGGCCTCACCGGGATGCGGGCCTCCGGCGGCAGCTCCACGCCGCTGTCGGAGCGCTCGTCGTAGGACGCGTAGCGGACCGCCCAGCCCGCCGCCTCCTCGACGGCCACGTAGGGGCCGCGGCCGACGAGTACGACGGCGGCGGGGGCCCGGGGGCGGTCCCCTTCTGTCAGCGCGCGCACCTCTCGTACGAGATGGCGCAGTTCCTCGGGGTCGAGTCCGGCCCGTTCCGGGGTGTCCGTGCGCAGTCTCGGCGCGCTCAGCTCTCTGCTCCCTCCAGCGTCGTACGCCTGTTCCAAGGACGGCACAGTGCCACGAAGCAGGTCGCGGCCACCAGTGTCGCGGTGAGTTGGACCACGGCCAT from Streptomyces sp. DSM 40750 includes these protein-coding regions:
- the efeB gene encoding iron uptake transporter deferrochelatase/peroxidase subunit encodes the protein MNAEDSPNPPTPSRRSLIGWGGAGLALGAAAAGGAVAVARTDDDAAPTAGAAVAFHGTHQAGIATAVQDRLHFAAFDVKTDDRAEFVAMLKDWTAAARRMTAGKAVGEGAYGGLAEAPPDDTGEALGLRPSRLTLTIGFGPSLFDRFGLAEQRPEALVDLPQFAGDNLDKARSGGDLCIQACADDPQVAVHAIRNLARIGFGKVSVRWSQLGFGKTSSTTPEAQTPRNLMGFKDGTRNIAGTETARLKKHVWVGEKDVDEKSAWMTGGSYLVARRIRMHIETWDRTSLQEQEDIFGRDKGEGAPVGKAKERDEPFLKAMLPDAHVRLAHPDSNDGATILRRGYSFTDGTDGLGRLDAGLFFLAYQRDVRTGFVPIQRKLATDALNEYIQHVGSAIFAVPPGVRDADDWWGRALFSASTTEA
- the efeU gene encoding iron uptake transporter permease EfeU; translated protein: MFANYLIGLREGLEASLVVCILIAYLVKTDRRDALKPVWIGIGVAVALALGFGCVLEFGSQELTFKAQEALGGSLSIVAVVLVTWMVFWMRRTARHLKAELHGKLDAALQMGTGALVATAFLAVGREGLETSLFVWTSVRASNDGTEGPLIGVLLGLATAVALGWLFYRGALRINLAKFFTWTGGMLVVVAAGVLAYGFHDLQEADFLPGLTNKAFDITGTIPPDSWYGTLLKGVFNFQPDPTVLQVTVWLLYLIPTLALFLAPVGFASGKGKVKIPDEQGARGSEPTKAS
- a CDS encoding bifunctional DNA primase/polymerase — protein: MSATFGGRSGRQGRISEWLRARRTSRPLDSAADEAGREELLLAAAAAGLPLAPAAYPSGYRCSCDRVGCPTPARHPVSFAWQTQSTTDSAQIERWARHQPQANFITATGMVHDVLDVPLAAGREALERLLASGIEVGPVAESESESDDGRLLFFTLTRGTPEEEDEWWPCELDCHPETMDEHPGLRWHCRGSYVLVPPARLPGDLAVHWVRGLEHPLPDPLTLLETLTDACSRHVGEEPGHTDSAWPSRG
- a CDS encoding TetR/AcrR family transcriptional regulator — its product is MAKKTAPDSARRSEKSRRAIYDAALALVTEVGYQKTTIEGIAARAGVGKQTIYRWWTSKADVLLEAFIDLSAQAAEAAARPEVIGEQAEYEIPDTGDLEADLKAVLRATVDELLDPKFEAPSRALAAEGVVNQQLGTEFVAKLLEPQLQLYVKRLRSAQEQGAVRPDIDPRIALELFVSPLAQRWLQYTGPISYAYTDALVEYALHGLAPR
- a CDS encoding DUF6243 family protein: MTRGGAGNMLGVGGARRNLGRKALRGGPANGRVGGGLDPQAQKRELLRKLQEKRQEGRPETEGTTGETS
- a CDS encoding GNAT family N-acetyltransferase, encoding MSTTPYLDEITSANLDAATDVRVRPDQEHLVEPVVKSLAEAYVHPGVAWPRLIRDGDRAVGFLMAFLDIDWKGDGTGTDIRSGLWRLNIAADEQGRGYGRFAVEAVAAEIRRRGGSRLFVTWHPGPDGPEAFYLGLGFRTTGETSGGQTVGVLELAGPAPATLD
- a CDS encoding small ribosomal subunit Rsm22 family protein, which translates into the protein MNAPLPPADTLRAALSALLDGLPPKSATQAVDRLIAKYRGRTPTDAPVLRDRSDVVAYAAYRMPATFEAVCSALDAFAAAVPGWAPGSHVDVGGGTGAATWAVSATWEGGRPVTVLDWAEPALALGREIAGANPDLKTAEWRRSRIGSALTIESTDLVTISYVLGELTDADRTAVVDAAATAAQAVVIIEPGTPDGYTRVIEARDRLIDAGFHIAAPCPHSAACPIVPGEDWCHFSARVSRSSLHRQVKGGSLPYEDEKFSYVAATRFPPTPAPARVVRKPQIRKGQVLLDLCESEPGLGRTTVTKRHGLLYKAARDAEWGDAWPPAEVGDQA
- a CDS encoding PIN domain-containing protein, coding for MSGALVLDSEGLAKAVQRDREVHEWLTAAREADLPVLTSAAVLVEVVHPRINDAALRWTLSRLRVEPVSQAVAQSAVTLLRGAGLHGHKYAIDAMLCATAVQQPGRVTILTSDVEDMGMLLVDHPRVVAEKV
- a CDS encoding serine hydrolase domain-containing protein — encoded protein: MPSLEQAYDAGGSRELSAPRLRTDTPERAGLDPEELRHLVREVRALTEGDRPRAPAAVVLVGRGPYVAVEEAAGWAVRYASYDERSDSGVELPPEARIPVRPETPFDLASLTKLFTAVAAVQQLERGTLGIDAKLAAYLPDFAGAARHGLTVRHLLTHTSGLRPELPLYDCPSPDARLAMLRSEAPTAPPGTAHAYSDLNLLLLQHVLERLTGRTLDVLIRDGITHPLGMTSTGFGPYRTAAATEDQRRPWAKADRGMLRGEAHDENAWSLGGVAGHAGLFSTARDLAIFCRTLLAGGSYGPARILGPDFVELMLTPPGLGFALDQRWFMGELAGRGAAGHTGFTGTSLVLDPATDTFLILLTNAVHPRRRDPINAERAAAGTRVARAVRGT